Below is a genomic region from Syngnathoides biaculeatus isolate LvHL_M chromosome 5, ASM1980259v1, whole genome shotgun sequence.
ACACCACCCCCCCTCTGTCTTGGCTACTCAGAGCAGTATACAGTGGTGTGGTGATTTATTAATTAAATCTGTTCTGTGACCAAGCTTTTATCTCACAGGCCACAAAGGAACCCATGACATCATCTAGGGAACTGCAGACCTCCCTTACCTCAGTTGAGGTCAGAGTCCACGACTTAACAATGAGGAAGAGCCCGGGCAAAAACTGTATCCACGGCAGAGTTCCAAGCTGAAAACTacttctgaccaaaaagaacattaagGCTCTTCTTGtgcaaaaaagacaacaaaaaaaacaaaaatccaacaaaaaaCCTAAATGATTTACAAGACATTCAGGAGAACATTCTATCTACTTTTTGGAGAATGTCTTGTTAGACCTAGTGTAActgcatttcagaaaaaaaacaacaccatacAGTGAAACATGTTGGTGGAGGTGTGAcggtttggggctgcttttgcccagacttgctgtgattgaagGAACTATGAATTCTGGTCATTACCAGAAAATACTGAAGAAGAATGTTCGGCTATCAGATCGTGACCTCGAGCTGGGGTGGACTTGGGTTCTGCAGGAGGACAATGATTCAAAACACTCCAGCAAGTGATGTTCTGAATGActtaagcaaaacaaaaagaggattTTGGAGTAGTCTAGTCGAAGTttagacttgaatccaattaaAATGgtgtggcatgaccttaaaaagacaCTCCATGCACACAAACCTTCCAGTGttgccaaatttaaaaaaaaaatctgcaaagaaAAGTGGGCCAAATAATTTTTACTGTACTGCCAGTTAACATTTGGCGGCACGCTAACTAATACAGATTGATTCAATTTCCTTCTGATTCAAAATCTGATGTTGATGGCACCCCAGATTCAATTGTTAAGGTTCCATTGTAGATGCGTGATTGTGTGGGATACGAAAAGACACCTTCACTCCCACCCCCCATTGCCTTTTCTTCCAAATCTTGTCCGTGTTCTCAATCTACCAACTCACCAGTTCCAAATTCCGGTTGCAAAAAATCATCACAAAGGCTTTTCTCTGTTCCTTGGAGCAGTGGGTGTCGTATTTTTCTCCATTGCCGTAGACCAACCACACATAGTCGCCTGCAAGGAAGTGGATGGAGGAATGTCAAAATACAACATCATGTGATTCACATGCTTAAATTAGTCATGGTGCCAGAAAAGTCGAaccaaacaatttaaaattgaCACACATAATATATAGTATTAAATCCGATATCAAGGTGTAAGATATCCAaatacagcggtgccttgatTTATAACCCATTTTGTTCCCTGACAACAGCTGTAATTCAAAACACtcaaataattcattaaaatggatgaaaatgccGTTAAcccagtccattttttttttaattaaatcaaatGTAAAGGATGAAAAATTTGTACATCATTGTCTGTATGTAAACATAACTTTTTTCATGGTGGAAGTATTTCAATTTTATACGCAGAGGGTGTTGTCCATTCTGAATTATAGGAACTAAAGCAAGAGGACTGGTTAATACATAATAGAATGTCACAATATATcatacaggcggcacggtggctcagctggtaaaagcgtcggcttcacagttctgaggacccgggttcgatcctggccccgcctgtgaggagtttgcatgttctccccgtgtctgcgtgggttttctcagggcactccggtttcctcccatatcccaaaaacatgtaacattaattggacactctaaatggccccgaagtgtgattgtgagtgcgactgttgtctgtctccatgtgccctgcaattggctggcaaccagttcagggtgtaccccgcctcctgccagttgacagctgggataggctccagcactccccgcaaccctcgtgaggataagcggcagagaaaatggatggatggaatatatcATACAATATTATGGGATGTACACAATGTATGAGAACACTAACTTACTTCCTCCAATGACTTCTGTTGCATTGTACATGCCAATCACAGTGACTTTCTTCTCTGTTTTTTGGACTTCCACTTGAATGACGCCGGCTCCAGGAACACCGCCTGCGTCGCCGCACAACTGGAACACGTACGAGTACTTGTCCTCTCCAATCTTGGTCTCCGCTGTAAAGCTACAAAGAGAGAGATTTAAGTTAGTGAATTTCTACACTCCTCGGGATCTTCCGAGCAGCGACTTACTTCCTGTGGCCGAGCGGCTCTATCCGTTGGAGGACTTTCCGTTCCGAATCGGATTCAAAGTTGAGTTTGCAGTTGTTGGTGGCGTCGTTGGCGTACACTCCACTCCCTCGTAGGATCAACTGAACCATCAGTGTCCACACCAAGAGACTACACCTTCCAGTGGGATGCGTCAACACCTGTAACATGACAAtcgaaaaatataaaaatccaGTCACTTCATAGCGCCCATGTAAAGCATTGAAGTGATACGTATTCATTTCATGTGACAGGAGATATTCACAAGCATCTCAGCCTCAGCTAAGCAAACTTtacccttcctgtgtggagtttgaatgttgagTGGTTTTACTAGAAGTACTTggcttcctcccgcattcccaaAACTTGCGTGTTAGGTTCAGTAAGGACTACAATGCCCCTTGTCCCGTTaaactgggacaggctccagctctcaCATGGCAATTATGAGGACAGGCACactagaaaattgatggatgggtggatggacaaTCTAATTTTGGTCATCTTAGTCACCGAATAATCATAATAGAAAATAATCAGCTAATTATGATATACAAAGTATACAAAACTTTGTGTCAGATCATCTAGTAAATCCTAAAAATGTGGCTGTACGAATACCACTTGTGTTATACAGACTCCCTAACTAAGAATAACTTTTAACTTTTAATAAATTTGCATTTACTCTTTACGAactattttttcttaaatatttattttggtacaatttttatttaacttttactGTGCAatacattattttccatttgcCTGTATGGAAGAGCAGTGTTAATTTTCAAattgtgcataatgttacaCTGGCTGACAATAACAGTAACTATAATTTTCAAGACTAAACCTGCATCTTGTGATGAACATTAACCCTTTCTGCtccactgtattttaatgatgGTTATGATGCTTCGGGTACTTGGTATAAAAAGCTTAAGAACCACTAATATAGCAATTTGCTTAACTAATAAACATGAACCATAAATATTATCTATGTATGACTATAGTATATAATGGTAATACTATAGTGTATTTCCTGTCTATTTGTAGGGATCAGGAATCTTGAACGCAAATGTAACTATTTTTAAGACCAATTCCAACAGGATTATTACCTCTCATTTACCAAATGTTTaggaaatattttgtcatttgggttagactaaaaacaaaatacagaaaaaaaaacattttacagtaaTTGCAGTGTGTGGTTAgtatttatttcatgaaaaGTACGGAACTGTACCTTACCATTACGCAGCTATATAAAGTACTAATTTAAAGTACTTACTCTTGGACAGCTTTGGACAATAATTGTACATTTTAAGATCTTTCAACAGCTGCTTTAGAGATTacgtattattattttataaagaAAATTAATACTTTAAttttgcccccccaaaaaacccaacaataataataatttaatactaTTTAAGGATCCAAGCACACCACGTACGTGTGCACGTATTTTAAAATTAGTAAACAAACACGAAGTGGGCAAAGCGCACTGTACGTTCACTTTAACAAATGGGGTCAAAACTCTCATTTGAACAGTATTCAGGCCATGCTGTCAACTTACCTGCATTATTTCAGCTTTAAGATGGAGTTTCGTCTCCAAGCAGCCAGTTAGTTACTGAAGCGTACAAGAGATGCAGCGTTAACGCACTTCCTGGTTGACCTTAACAAACGCGTTGCTCCACATTGGTTCTTGCGTAAAACAATGACATAATTATTGGAGGCTTCGAAAAGCCCTGGTTGCTTTACGAGGCAGATAATGTCTtttcttgaaatgttttaaacGTCATTCGGTTGGCTAATGTGATACGAGGGGAAAACGGTGAACAGAGTGCGGAAGTGAAACCACACATTCCAACACGTGACAAAAGCCACCAATGAAAAGCGCAAGATTGTCGCGCACCAAGTCATCTGACCGGAAGCTTCTGTGAAACgattgtaaatacagtattgtaGTTAATACTGGGAAGTGATCAATGTGGGGAACCCAGACACTATAAGTTTTCAACCGAGTTCTAACTAAGAGTCGCAACATGTTAATACCCCAGTGTTTACTAATGAAGAAGTTAattaaaaatttgtaaaaaaaaaaaaaaaaggaaacatgaaAAAAGTAATCACAAAGAACTGATTTAACGCCTTAATAGTAAAAGCGTATAGTTTTTAGATTGCATAATTAAATTCCATTTAGTATTTCTGTAATAGTAATTACTCGCGACATTTTATTGGTCAATAACTGTTTTTCCTCAATGTCTTGGTCTTGAAAATATTATCTGTTGTAcaagagcagctccaactaccggatACAAATTCCTCGTCTTTTATGACACACTTAGCAAAATAAAGATGTCGATAATTATGATAAAAGAGCGAACGGCATGTCGATCATTGTAACGGAGTAAAAGTATTGACCCTTCctcacataaatactcaagtaaaagtgaaAAGTGCGGTGCATTTAAAGTACTTTGACAACTACAGTTATTGGAAAATGTTACTTTATTAAATGCAGTGTGTTATAATCCACCCCTTCTCTTAACACATTTGCCATACTATCTGACTTCTAAAATACCACAAATACAAGGTTATATAGTTTTTCCTGGGGGTCGTTTAGTATTTGGCACTCGAACTGTataaacacaatttaaaaaaaaaacaatcgtttCTATTGCTACACTATATTGAATCATCGTGTTGAATCAGGCTAATTATTACACCCACTTCCAGATATTTTTAATCACATCAGCAAATACATCTTGAAATGACAAAATTAGGATGATACATAGATACCCAGTTGACCTTTTGATATTACAACCTCTGTTGTTCACCGTCTATCTTGAAAGTCTTTTCATCTGTGACCATTGAATGTGAATGCGACAGACATCCTGGCTCATGTGAACCAATCAAAAACAAAGAGGTTAGTTTGCATAACAGTTGTGCCCCACTGAGAAATGACCATGTCAGCCTCTT
It encodes:
- the m6pr gene encoding cation-dependent mannose-6-phosphate receptor, with amino-acid sequence MQVLTHPTGRCSLLVWTLMVQLILRGSGVYANDATNNCKLNFESDSERKVLQRIEPLGHRNFTAETKIGEDKYSYVFQLCGDAGGVPGAGVIQVEVQKTEKKVTVIGMYNATEVIGGSDYVWLVYGNGEKYDTHCSKEQRKAFVMIFCNRNLELGQLEVVQENREREQNCFYQFKLESSAVCPPLKYKFSAGSIVLIVAFCLVAVYLIGGFLYQRLIVGAKGIEQFPNYAFWAEVGNLSADGCDFVCRSRDREEASAYRGVSTEPLDEEPEERDDHLLPM